A section of the Anabaena cylindrica PCC 7122 genome encodes:
- a CDS encoding NAD(+) kinase, translating into MQLKQVIIAYKARDSQSKRWAELCAKQLEERQCQVLVGPSGPKDNPYPVFLASATQPIDLALVLGGDGTVLTGARHLASAGIPILGVNVGGHLGFLTESVEEFQEPERVWDRLFEDRYAIQRRMMLQAAVYEGHRTNLEPVTEHYLALNEFCVKPASADRMITSILEMEIDGEVVDQYVGDGLIISTPTGSTGYTVSASGPIMHDGMEAITITPICPMSLSSRPLILPPGSVVSIWPLGDYDLSTKLWMDGVLSTSIWPGHRVDVRMADCLAKFIVLRDNNSYYQTLREKLLWAGTRVRYNNNHRN; encoded by the coding sequence GTGCAACTCAAGCAGGTAATCATTGCTTATAAAGCGCGAGACTCCCAGAGCAAACGCTGGGCAGAACTCTGTGCTAAACAACTAGAGGAACGTCAGTGCCAAGTATTGGTGGGGCCTAGCGGTCCGAAAGATAACCCCTATCCGGTTTTCTTAGCGTCCGCTACTCAACCAATAGACCTAGCTTTAGTACTTGGTGGCGACGGTACTGTTTTAACAGGTGCTAGACATTTAGCCTCAGCAGGCATTCCCATTTTGGGAGTGAATGTTGGAGGCCATTTGGGATTTTTAACTGAGTCTGTGGAAGAATTTCAAGAACCAGAACGTGTGTGGGATCGTCTGTTTGAGGATCGTTATGCTATTCAGCGGCGGATGATGTTGCAAGCGGCCGTATATGAAGGTCATCGGACAAATTTGGAACCAGTGACTGAACATTACCTAGCTTTGAACGAGTTTTGCGTCAAACCTGCTTCTGCTGACAGAATGATCACTTCTATTCTGGAAATGGAAATTGACGGGGAGGTAGTTGATCAATATGTAGGAGATGGGCTAATTATCTCTACTCCCACCGGTTCTACTGGTTACACTGTTTCTGCCAGTGGACCGATTATGCATGATGGGATGGAAGCGATTACTATCACACCCATTTGTCCAATGAGTCTTTCTAGTCGTCCGTTGATTTTACCCCCTGGTTCTGTGGTCAGTATTTGGCCGTTGGGGGATTATGATTTAAGTACTAAATTGTGGATGGATGGGGTGTTATCTACTTCAATTTGGCCAGGCCATCGTGTTGATGTGCGGATGGCTGATTGTCTGGCTAAATTTATTGTTTTACGGGATAACAATTCATATTATCAGACGCTGCGGGAAAAGTTACTTTGGGCAGGTACTAGAGTTCGCTACAACAATAATCACCGCAATTGA
- the arsM gene encoding arsenosugar biosynthesis arsenite methyltransferase ArsM yields MTYLETAAQFYSEVAQTPEVGLCCVQSTPLQLPGLKIPLPMQEMNYGCGTTVHPTELANQPTVLYVGVGGGLEALQFAYFSRRPGAVIAVEPVAAMREAATRNLEMAAQQNPWFDTSFIEIRPGDAFNLPVDDAAVNVLAQNCLFNIFEPADLTRALKEAYRVLKPGGRLQMSDPIATSPIPTHLQQDERLRAICLSGALTYQEYTQLIINAGFGQIEIRARRPYRLLDKQTYQLAENLLLESLDSVSFKVDIPEDGACIFTGKTAIYAGQEAFFNDQAGHILQRGIPAAVCDKTAAKLGDLKPEEIMVTDSTWHYDGGGCC; encoded by the coding sequence ATGACTTATTTAGAAACCGCAGCACAATTTTATAGCGAAGTTGCTCAAACACCAGAAGTAGGACTGTGTTGTGTTCAAAGCACACCCCTGCAATTACCAGGATTGAAAATTCCTTTGCCAATGCAGGAAATGAATTATGGCTGTGGAACAACAGTTCACCCCACCGAACTCGCAAATCAACCCACAGTCCTTTATGTTGGTGTTGGCGGTGGACTAGAAGCATTACAATTTGCTTACTTTTCCCGTCGTCCTGGTGCTGTCATTGCTGTTGAACCAGTAGCAGCCATGCGCGAAGCTGCCACACGTAACTTAGAAATGGCTGCTCAACAAAATCCTTGGTTTGATACCAGTTTTATCGAGATTCGCCCCGGAGATGCCTTTAATTTACCCGTTGATGATGCTGCGGTGAATGTATTAGCACAGAATTGTCTTTTCAACATTTTTGAACCAGCAGATTTAACCCGTGCTTTAAAAGAAGCTTATCGGGTATTAAAACCCGGTGGAAGATTGCAAATGAGTGACCCCATAGCTACCAGTCCCATTCCCACCCATTTACAACAAGATGAACGATTACGTGCCATTTGTTTATCAGGCGCACTTACATATCAAGAGTATACCCAACTAATTATAAATGCTGGTTTTGGGCAGATAGAAATTCGCGCCCGTCGCCCTTATAGATTATTAGATAAACAAACTTATCAACTAGCAGAAAATCTTTTATTAGAAAGCCTTGATTCCGTCTCCTTTAAGGTTGATATTCCTGAAGATGGAGCTTGTATATTCACTGGCAAAACCGCAATTTATGCAGGACAAGAAGCATTTTTTAATGATCAAGCAGGTCACATTTTACAACGTGGAATTCCTGCCGCAGTCTGTGATAAAACAGCCGCTAAACTCGGAGATTTAAAGCCGGAAGAAATTATGGTAACAGATTCCACTTGGCACTATGATGGCGGAGGTTGCTGTTAG
- a CDS encoding sensor histidine kinase, protein MKQISKVWQKIDIFSLRLRLTIGIALVSALGLGGLASWTSWKMQQILITSHKYNIAQIADRLPQDVQLYSEMYPLETSLQKAINNLTTTDTFLWIKGTDKKIIGKSSNWNLLPDITATELMSLTEMSVQPELIKVSQRYYILCGGALPLKGKALGNLFLVQDVTREQTMFLGMVKSLAIVSILVIIVISLAIAFYIQRSLQPLRQLNQMTAVISLADLGQAQLYLEHAPSEVKELTQTFNMMLARLAQSWEQERQFVSNVSHELRTPLTIVHGYLQSVLRRQHNLTSAQQEALETAAIETEHTIRLLQDLLDLARADSGYLHLRRELCLLNDLVAEVVSMAEKYSDRIIEIESINQLIEARIDYNRLKQVLLNLIDNAVKYSPAETPVMIKLHLQGEEAVIQVCDQGYGIPLQHQSRIFERFYRVDEARTSSTGGCGLGLSIVKTLVESMGGNVSVRSRQGKGSTFTITIPASSSQ, encoded by the coding sequence GTGAAACAAATCAGCAAGGTTTGGCAAAAAATTGATATATTTTCTTTACGGTTACGTCTGACTATTGGTATTGCTCTAGTTTCAGCTTTGGGATTAGGAGGACTTGCAAGTTGGACAAGTTGGAAAATGCAGCAAATTTTAATTACTAGTCATAAATATAATATTGCTCAAATTGCTGATCGCTTGCCGCAGGATGTGCAACTTTATAGTGAAATGTATCCTCTGGAAACTAGTTTACAAAAAGCAATAAATAACTTAACAACTACTGATACATTTTTATGGATTAAAGGTACTGATAAGAAAATTATAGGTAAATCTAGTAATTGGAATCTGCTTCCAGATATAACAGCAACTGAGCTTATGTCTTTAACGGAGATGTCGGTTCAACCCGAATTAATAAAAGTTAGTCAACGCTATTATATTTTATGTGGTGGTGCGTTACCACTTAAGGGTAAGGCTTTGGGTAATTTATTTCTGGTACAAGATGTAACTCGTGAACAAACAATGTTTTTGGGAATGGTTAAAAGTTTGGCTATTGTGAGTATTTTGGTAATTATAGTTATTTCTTTGGCGATCGCATTTTACATTCAGCGCTCTCTACAACCATTGCGCCAGTTAAACCAAATGACTGCTGTTATATCTCTAGCAGATTTAGGACAAGCCCAATTATATCTTGAACACGCACCTAGTGAAGTCAAAGAATTAACTCAAACTTTCAATATGATGTTAGCCCGTCTTGCCCAATCTTGGGAACAAGAAAGGCAATTTGTTAGTAATGTTTCCCATGAGTTACGCACGCCTTTAACAATTGTTCATGGTTATTTACAAAGTGTTTTGCGCCGACAACATAATTTAACATCCGCACAACAGGAAGCTTTGGAAACTGCTGCAATAGAAACTGAACACACTATCCGTCTTTTGCAAGATTTACTCGATTTAGCAAGGGCTGATAGTGGTTATTTGCATTTGCGGCGGGAATTGTGTTTACTCAATGATTTGGTAGCAGAAGTTGTGAGTATGGCAGAAAAGTATAGCGATCGCATAATCGAAATTGAGTCCATAAATCAGCTAATTGAGGCGAGAATAGATTATAATCGTCTAAAACAAGTATTACTAAATTTAATTGATAATGCGGTGAAGTATTCGCCAGCAGAAACACCTGTAATGATTAAATTGCATCTGCAAGGTGAAGAAGCAGTTATTCAAGTTTGTGACCAAGGTTATGGCATTCCTTTACAACACCAATCACGAATTTTTGAGCGTTTTTACCGTGTAGATGAAGCCCGTACTTCTTCAACTGGGGGTTGTGGTTTAGGGTTGTCGATTGTTAAGACTCTTGTAGAGAGTATGGGTGGGAATGTAAGTGTGCGATCGCGCCAAGGAAAAGGAAGTACCTTTACAATTACTATACCAGCCTCATCATCGCAGTAA
- a CDS encoding citrate synthase: MTVCEYKPGLEGIPAAQSSISYVDGQKGILEYRGIRIEELAEKSTFIETAYLLIWGELPNKEELEAFEHEIRYHRRIKYRIRDMMKCFPESGHPMDALQASAAALGLFYSRRDLHNPVYIRDAVVRLMATIPTMVAAFQLMRQGNDPVKPRDDLDYSANFLYMLNEKEPDPLAAKIFDICLILHVEHTMNASTFSARVTASTLTDPYAVVASAVGTLGGPLHGGANEEVIQMLEEIGCVDNVRPYVDDLLQRKAKIMGFGHRVYKVKDPRATILQNLAEQLFDKFGYDKYYEVAQEMERVMAEKVGSKGVYPNVDFYSGLVYRKMGIPTDLFTPVFAIARVAGWLAHWKEQLAENRIFRPTQIYNGRHEVPYLPIDNR, translated from the coding sequence ATGACGGTGTGCGAATACAAGCCTGGTTTAGAAGGCATTCCCGCAGCCCAATCGAGTATTAGTTATGTAGATGGGCAAAAGGGAATACTAGAATATCGTGGCATTCGGATTGAGGAATTAGCAGAAAAAAGTACGTTTATAGAAACTGCTTATCTCTTAATCTGGGGTGAATTGCCAAACAAAGAAGAATTGGAAGCGTTTGAGCATGAAATTCGCTACCACAGACGGATAAAATATCGCATTCGGGATATGATGAAATGCTTTCCCGAAAGTGGACACCCTATGGATGCGCTGCAAGCCTCTGCGGCTGCATTGGGTCTATTTTATTCTCGACGGGATTTACATAATCCGGTCTATATTCGTGATGCTGTAGTGCGCTTAATGGCAACTATTCCCACGATGGTAGCAGCGTTCCAGTTAATGCGGCAAGGGAATGACCCTGTAAAGCCACGGGATGACTTGGATTATTCCGCCAACTTCTTGTATATGCTGAATGAGAAGGAACCAGATCCTTTAGCAGCAAAGATTTTTGACATCTGCTTGATTCTCCACGTCGAGCATACAATGAATGCTTCTACCTTCAGTGCGAGGGTGACGGCTTCTACCTTAACTGACCCCTATGCGGTGGTTGCTAGTGCGGTGGGTACTTTAGGTGGACCCCTGCATGGTGGAGCTAACGAAGAAGTAATTCAGATGTTAGAAGAAATTGGTTGTGTAGATAATGTCCGTCCCTATGTAGATGATCTTCTGCAACGGAAAGCGAAGATTATGGGCTTTGGACATCGTGTCTACAAAGTGAAAGATCCACGGGCGACAATCTTGCAAAACTTGGCGGAGCAGTTGTTTGATAAATTTGGCTACGACAAGTACTATGAAGTTGCCCAAGAAATGGAACGGGTAATGGCAGAGAAGGTTGGCAGCAAAGGAGTTTATCCCAATGTTGACTTTTATTCTGGTTTGGTGTATCGGAAAATGGGGATTCCTACGGACTTGTTTACACCTGTTTTTGCGATCGCACGCGTGGCTGGTTGGTTAGCACACTGGAAAGAACAACTCGCAGAAAACCGGATTTTCCGTCCTACTCAAATTTACAACGGTCGTCACGAAGTTCCTTATCTTCCCATCGACAACCGTTAA
- a CDS encoding response regulator transcription factor, with amino-acid sequence MTHILLVEDEVKLARFIELELSYEGYQVSVAYDGLTALTAARELNLDLIILDWMLPGVSGLEICRRLRSTGDKVPIILLTAKDEVSDRVAGLDAGADDYVVKPFSVEELLARVRAHLRRNRETDTADILAFDDLSLNRRTREVYRGKRLVELTAKEFDLLDYLLAHPRQVITRDRILEEVWGYDFMGDSNIIEVYIRYLRLKLEANNEKRLVQTVRGVGYVLRE; translated from the coding sequence ATGACGCACATCTTACTGGTTGAAGATGAAGTCAAATTAGCTCGATTTATAGAGTTAGAATTGAGTTATGAAGGCTATCAAGTTAGTGTAGCCTATGATGGACTAACCGCCCTGACTGCGGCAAGGGAGTTAAATCTAGATTTAATAATTTTAGACTGGATGCTACCTGGTGTGTCGGGGTTAGAAATTTGCCGTCGCTTACGGAGTACCGGTGATAAAGTACCGATAATTTTATTAACCGCTAAAGATGAAGTGAGCGATCGCGTTGCTGGTTTAGATGCTGGTGCTGATGATTACGTAGTCAAACCATTTAGTGTCGAAGAATTATTAGCCAGAGTCCGCGCCCACCTGAGACGAAACCGGGAAACAGATACCGCAGATATCTTAGCATTTGATGACCTAAGTTTAAATCGCCGCACGCGGGAAGTCTATCGAGGAAAGCGATTAGTAGAGTTGACTGCGAAGGAATTTGATTTGCTGGACTATCTACTCGCCCATCCGCGCCAGGTAATTACGCGCGATCGCATTTTAGAAGAAGTCTGGGGTTATGACTTCATGGGTGATTCCAACATAATTGAAGTTTATATTCGCTACTTGCGCTTGAAACTGGAAGCCAACAATGAAAAGCGTCTCGTTCAAACTGTGCGTGGTGTCGGCTATGTATTACGCGAATAA
- a CDS encoding DM13 domain-containing protein — translation MKLKYLAIFGIVAIVTVGCTKEVSSTPINNQPESVASVTPSVVQSESFKTLEHRTQGKVSIITINSNRYLALDNNFNTDHGPDLVVILYRGDKPPKYNIKKQDYISIASLQKTKGSQRYALPKNVRLSDFGSVGIWCRRFNVSFGYAGLPK, via the coding sequence ATGAAGTTAAAATATTTAGCTATTTTTGGTATTGTGGCAATTGTAACTGTAGGCTGTACCAAGGAAGTAAGCTCGACTCCCATCAATAATCAGCCTGAGTCTGTGGCTAGTGTCACTCCTTCAGTAGTACAGTCTGAAAGCTTTAAGACTTTGGAACATAGAACTCAGGGAAAAGTGAGCATTATTACTATAAATAGCAACCGCTACTTAGCATTAGACAATAATTTCAATACGGATCATGGACCTGATTTAGTTGTAATTTTGTATCGTGGTGATAAACCACCAAAATATAATATTAAAAAGCAAGATTATATAAGTATTGCTTCTTTACAAAAAACTAAAGGTTCTCAACGTTATGCTCTACCTAAAAATGTGAGATTATCAGACTTTGGTTCTGTTGGTATTTGGTGCCGTCGATTTAATGTTAGCTTTGGTTATGCTGGTTTACCTAAGTAG
- the nuoK gene encoding NADH-quinone oxidoreductase subunit NuoK — protein sequence MQLQYFLLLAAALFCIGIYGLITSRNAVRVLMSIELLLNAVNLNLMAFSNFIDSTLIKGQVFTVFVITVAAAEAAVGLAIVLAIYRNRDTVDMEQFNLLKW from the coding sequence ATGCAACTTCAGTACTTTTTATTACTAGCAGCAGCTTTGTTTTGCATTGGCATCTATGGCTTAATTACTAGCCGTAACGCGGTGCGGGTGCTGATGTCAATTGAGTTATTGTTGAATGCTGTTAATCTGAATTTAATGGCATTTTCCAACTTTATTGACTCAACATTAATTAAAGGTCAGGTTTTCACAGTTTTTGTGATTACCGTGGCTGCTGCTGAAGCGGCGGTTGGTTTAGCGATCGTGCTGGCCATTTATCGCAACCGTGATACCGTCGATATGGAGCAGTTTAATCTCCTGAAGTGGTAA
- a CDS encoding GNAT family N-acetyltransferase, translating into MYYHQINSLLHPPKFPVLQNEKYILRLASTEEELESIFRLRFEVFNLELGLGFSGSNTTQMDQDKFDQVCHHLILIAKHTGKTIGTYRMQTYTMAGKGLGFDSADIFNLNKIPDFMLQESVEVGRACIAKEYRNSHTLLLLWEGLANYLLGSGKQYFFGCASLLTQCPKQATCAYNYFQEHDLMHPSILVHPNSEYRIEMTPHCQDIYNDLEIPKILQAYLSIGAKICSLPAIDKQFKTIDFLIISNIADFARCCYSSEVKLASEH; encoded by the coding sequence ATGTATTACCATCAAATCAATTCTTTATTGCATCCTCCTAAGTTTCCCGTTTTGCAAAATGAAAAGTACATCCTACGACTTGCTTCAACTGAAGAAGAATTAGAATCTATATTCCGCTTACGTTTTGAGGTTTTTAATCTAGAACTAGGTTTGGGATTTTCTGGTTCTAACACTACCCAAATGGATCAGGATAAGTTTGATCAGGTTTGCCATCATTTGATACTTATTGCTAAACATACTGGTAAGACGATTGGTACATATAGAATGCAAACCTATACAATGGCTGGTAAAGGGTTAGGTTTCGATTCTGCTGACATATTTAATCTCAATAAAATTCCTGATTTTATGCTTCAGGAATCTGTAGAAGTTGGACGTGCTTGTATAGCTAAAGAATACCGCAATAGTCATACACTGTTATTACTTTGGGAAGGACTAGCTAATTATCTACTTGGGAGTGGAAAGCAATATTTTTTTGGTTGTGCATCATTACTAACACAATGTCCTAAACAAGCTACTTGTGCTTATAATTATTTTCAGGAGCATGATTTGATGCACCCAAGTATCTTGGTTCACCCTAATTCAGAATACCGCATAGAAATGACTCCACACTGTCAAGATATATATAATGATCTAGAAATTCCAAAAATTTTACAAGCATATTTAAGCATTGGTGCTAAAATATGCAGCCTACCAGCTATTGATAAGCAGTTTAAAACTATTGATTTTTTAATAATATCTAATATTGCAGATTTCGCTAGATGCTGTTACTCAAGCGAAGTCAAATTAGCATCTGAACATTAG
- the nuoH gene encoding NADH-quinone oxidoreductase subunit NuoH, with protein sequence MNAGIDLQGTFIQSVRDLGIPPGAAKAIWMPLPMILMLIGATVGVLVATWLERKISAAAQQRIGPEFQGPFGLLVPVADGLKLIFKEDIVPAQADRWLFTLGPIIVVIPVFLSFLIVPFGENIVITNVGMGVFLWIALSSIQPIGLLMAGYASNNKYSLLGGLRAAAQSISYEIPLALSVLAIAMMSNSLSTVDIVNQQSHFGILGWNIWRQPLGFIIFWIAALAECERLPFDLPEAEEELVAGYQTEYSGMKFGLFYLGSYINLILSSLLVAILYLGGWHFPIPVSLIGDWLGVSDTNPVLQVVTASLGITMTVLKAYFLVFIAILIRWTLPRVRIDQLLDLGWKFLLPVGLVNLLLTAALKLAFPVAFGG encoded by the coding sequence ATGAATGCAGGAATTGACCTCCAAGGAACTTTTATTCAATCTGTCAGGGATTTAGGAATACCACCAGGGGCGGCCAAAGCGATTTGGATGCCGTTACCAATGATCCTAATGCTGATTGGTGCAACAGTGGGAGTACTCGTTGCTACCTGGCTAGAACGGAAAATTTCTGCTGCTGCACAGCAACGGATTGGCCCAGAATTTCAAGGGCCTTTTGGGTTGCTAGTGCCTGTAGCGGATGGTCTGAAGCTAATCTTTAAAGAAGATATCGTCCCTGCCCAAGCAGACCGCTGGCTGTTTACCCTCGGACCAATAATTGTAGTAATTCCGGTATTTTTGTCATTTCTGATTGTTCCCTTTGGGGAAAATATCGTCATTACCAACGTGGGAATGGGGGTATTCTTGTGGATTGCTTTGTCTAGTATTCAGCCCATTGGCTTATTAATGGCTGGCTACGCATCTAATAATAAATACTCCCTATTGGGGGGTTTGCGGGCAGCAGCACAGTCAATCAGTTATGAAATTCCTTTGGCGTTGAGTGTATTAGCGATCGCCATGATGTCTAATAGCCTCAGCACAGTTGATATTGTCAATCAGCAATCTCATTTTGGCATCCTAGGCTGGAACATTTGGCGACAACCACTTGGTTTCATCATCTTTTGGATTGCAGCCCTAGCTGAATGCGAACGCTTACCATTTGACTTACCCGAAGCAGAAGAAGAACTAGTAGCAGGGTATCAGACTGAATACTCCGGGATGAAATTCGGTCTATTTTACTTAGGTTCTTACATTAACTTGATACTTTCTTCCCTCCTAGTAGCAATTTTGTATCTAGGTGGTTGGCATTTTCCTATTCCCGTTAGTCTCATAGGTGATTGGCTGGGAGTCAGTGACACAAACCCTGTTTTACAGGTAGTAACTGCCTCCCTAGGTATCACTATGACCGTACTCAAAGCTTACTTCCTGGTATTTATCGCCATCCTCATCCGTTGGACACTACCACGGGTAAGAATTGACCAATTATTAGATTTAGGGTGGAAATTCTTGCTACCAGTTGGTTTGGTTAATCTCCTATTAACCGCCGCCCTGAAATTAGCCTTTCCCGTCGCCTTCGGTGGCTAA
- the sixA gene encoding phosphohistidine phosphatase SixA, with product MELYLIRHGIAEEHQAELKDEERQLTKEGRQKTERVAQRLVKLDLHFDLILTSPLVRAQQTAEILIEAGLSSELEELHHLSPEGNINSWLKEWFEPRNYTHSNQLALVGHEPNLSNWAENLLWGEAKERLVLKKAGMIGIKLPEIGSPLGRSQLFLLIPPKYLP from the coding sequence ATGGAATTATACTTAATTCGTCATGGTATCGCCGAAGAACATCAAGCAGAACTAAAAGATGAAGAACGTCAGCTAACCAAAGAAGGAAGACAAAAAACCGAGAGAGTAGCCCAAAGATTAGTAAAACTAGATTTACACTTTGATTTAATCCTGACTAGTCCCCTCGTCCGCGCCCAGCAAACCGCAGAAATTCTCATTGAGGCTGGACTGAGTTCAGAGTTAGAAGAATTGCATCACCTCAGCCCAGAAGGTAACATTAATAGTTGGCTAAAAGAATGGTTTGAACCGAGAAATTATACTCACTCAAACCAACTAGCATTGGTGGGACATGAGCCTAATTTGAGCAATTGGGCAGAAAATCTGCTTTGGGGAGAAGCAAAAGAGCGCCTCGTCCTCAAAAAAGCAGGTATGATTGGGATAAAACTACCAGAAATAGGATCTCCTCTGGGTCGTAGTCAGTTGTTCTTGTTGATACCACCCAAGTACCTGCCATAA
- a CDS encoding NADH-quinone oxidoreductase subunit J translates to MNLAEGVQVVSLGILAVMMIGAALGVVLFSNIVYSAFLLGGVFISMSGLYLLLNGDFVASAQILIYVGAINVLILFAIMLVNKRQDFSPLPSAGLRKIVTGIVSIGLFALLSTMVLATPWAYSSVPVAGESSIVVIGEHFFTDFLLPFELASILLLMAMVGAIILARREYLPDESDSAQRQQSILTLPERPRELVSTSTGTED, encoded by the coding sequence GTGAATCTAGCGGAAGGAGTACAGGTTGTTTCATTGGGCATACTGGCTGTGATGATGATTGGGGCAGCACTAGGTGTAGTGCTGTTTTCTAACATCGTCTATTCTGCCTTTTTACTGGGTGGTGTATTCATCAGTATGTCTGGACTTTACCTGTTGCTAAATGGTGATTTTGTAGCATCAGCACAGATTTTGATTTATGTTGGTGCGATTAACGTGCTGATTTTGTTTGCCATTATGTTGGTTAACAAGCGTCAGGATTTCTCACCTTTACCCAGTGCTGGGTTGCGGAAAATAGTTACAGGTATTGTAAGTATAGGATTATTTGCCCTATTGAGTACGATGGTACTGGCAACTCCTTGGGCTTATTCCTCTGTTCCTGTGGCTGGTGAAAGTTCTATAGTTGTGATTGGTGAACATTTTTTCACCGACTTTTTACTACCCTTTGAGTTGGCTTCTATTTTGTTGCTCATGGCAATGGTAGGAGCAATTATTTTGGCACGTCGGGAATATTTACCAGACGAATCAGATTCTGCTCAACGACAACAATCTATCTTAACTTTGCCAGAACGCCCCAGAGAACTGGTATCAACCAGTACTGGAACTGAGGACTAG
- a CDS encoding Shedu immune nuclease family protein: MKGLDSFKLDLKQCLLELDEFDKLLLNSELQESKDILPFFKDRLHLSAFIGSYVPDLVRCNQIKHEFSLFGDFRADLVVGDCINNTYCFIEFEDATKDSIFVNRGRSTLDWSPRFEHGFSQIIDWFWKIDDFKKTTSFLSIFDSENIEFYGILIIGRDAFISLLDKARLKWRLNKVLVDSRKVICITFDQLARDIRDRLSLYPLIYEAESEADRIISTDESDCTSP; this comes from the coding sequence ATGAAAGGTCTAGATTCCTTTAAATTAGACCTTAAACAGTGTCTATTAGAGCTTGATGAATTTGATAAATTACTGCTTAATAGTGAATTACAAGAAAGTAAAGATATACTACCATTCTTTAAGGATAGGCTACATTTATCTGCATTTATTGGGTCTTACGTTCCTGATTTAGTCAGATGCAACCAAATTAAACATGAATTTTCCTTATTTGGTGATTTTCGTGCTGATTTAGTCGTTGGTGATTGTATAAATAACACTTACTGTTTTATTGAATTTGAAGATGCTACTAAAGACAGTATATTTGTAAATAGAGGAAGAAGTACATTAGATTGGTCGCCTAGGTTTGAGCATGGTTTCAGTCAAATCATTGATTGGTTTTGGAAAATTGATGATTTTAAGAAAACGACCTCATTTCTCTCTATTTTTGACAGTGAAAATATAGAATTTTACGGCATTCTTATTATAGGTAGAGACGCGTTTATCTCTCTTCTTGATAAAGCTAGATTAAAATGGCGTTTAAACAAGGTTTTAGTAGACTCACGCAAAGTAATTTGCATAACATTTGACCAATTAGCCAGAGATATTAGAGATAGACTTTCACTGTATCCACTGATTTATGAAGCAGAATCAGAGGCTGATCGAATTATTTCCACAGATGAGAGCGATTGCACATCACCCTAG
- the ndhI gene encoding NAD(P)H-quinone oxidoreductase subunit I codes for MLKFLKQVGDYAKEAVQSARYIGQGLSVTFDHMQRRPVTVQYPYEKLIPGERFRGRIHYEFDKCIACEVCVRVCPINLPVVDWEFDKATKKKKLNHYSIDFGVCIFCGNCVEYCPTNCLSMTEEYELATYDRHELNYDSVALGRLPYKVTDDPMVTPLRELVYLPKGVMEPHGVPADAPRAGSRPEDLVENGNG; via the coding sequence ATGCTAAAGTTCCTCAAACAAGTTGGTGATTACGCCAAAGAAGCAGTACAATCGGCTCGTTATATTGGTCAGGGGCTTTCTGTCACCTTTGACCACATGCAGCGTCGTCCAGTTACCGTCCAGTATCCCTACGAAAAATTGATTCCTGGGGAAAGGTTTCGCGGTAGAATTCACTACGAATTTGACAAGTGTATCGCTTGTGAAGTCTGTGTTCGCGTCTGTCCCATTAACCTCCCTGTAGTTGATTGGGAATTTGACAAAGCCACCAAGAAGAAAAAGCTCAATCACTACAGTATTGACTTTGGAGTTTGTATCTTCTGTGGTAACTGCGTGGAATACTGTCCAACAAACTGTTTATCAATGACAGAAGAATATGAACTTGCTACGTATGATCGCCACGAATTAAACTATGACAGCGTAGCATTAGGACGATTGCCTTACAAAGTTACAGACGATCCAATGGTGACACCACTGCGCGAACTAGTTTACCTACCTAAAGGTGTTATGGAACCCCACGGTGTACCCGCAGATGCACCTCGCGCTGGTTCTCGTCCAGAAGACCTTGTAGAAAATGGTAATGGGTAA